In Capsicum annuum cultivar UCD-10X-F1 chromosome 11, UCD10Xv1.1, whole genome shotgun sequence, one genomic interval encodes:
- the LOC107853739 gene encoding probable E3 ubiquitin-protein ligase BAH1-like 1 isoform X1 — protein MKFGEIFLEYRQAEEGSDKFCPHVEYKRLKKVLKSCRACKAAALKESDSNGQRHDDHQTSPTCQLESCQLCDQNFFSELKKEASDIACCFSSRVRRLLQLHSAPGIQRYLVTLCQCFKNDQLAMMQKCQILIEYAMMNVIAMQKILKKYDKVHCSVNGRNFKSKMRAEHLEILQSPWLIKLGALYLNFNESNGGTSTEIFSQFSCNLSDTGSIMTLIFPDSVKLEYDLTCPICLDTVFNPYALGCGHPFCKSCACTAASVMIFQGIKAASDVSKCPVCREVGTYANAVNMMELDLLQKKRFKQYWKERHASE, from the exons atgAAGTTTGGAGAAATATTTTTGGAGTATCGACAGGCGGAAGAAGGTTCTGACAAATTTTGTCCTCATGTCGAATACAAAAGGCTAAAGAAGGTTCTCAAAAGTTGCCGGGCTTGTAAGGCCGCCGCTTTGAAGGAATCCGATTCTAATGGACAACGACACGATGATCATCAAACTTCTCCAACATGCCAGCTTGAATCTTGTCAAT TGTGTGACCAGAACTTCTTCTCTGAATTGAAAAAGGAGGCTTCTGATATAGCTTGTTGCTTCAGTTCTAGAGTGAGAAGACTTCTCCAACTTCATTCTGCTCCAGGAATACAAAGATACCTGGTAACGTTGTGTCAATGCTTCAAGAATGATCAGCTGGCCATGATGCAGAAGTGCCAAATATTAATTGAATATGCCATGATGAATGTTATTGCTATGCAAAAGATTCTTAAGAAATATGATAAA GTTCATTGCTCTGTGAATGGAAGGAACTTTAAGTCAAAGATGCGTGCTGAGCACCTTGAAATTCTACAATCACCATGGTTGATAAAACTAGGGGCtttgtatttgaatttcaatGAATCGAATGGTGGGACGTCTACTGAGATTTTCAGCCAATTTTCTTGCAATCTCAGTGATACAGGGTCAATTATGACTTTGATATTTCCAGATTCTGTGAAATTAGAGTATGATCTGACTTGTCCAATCTGCTTG GATACGGTCTTCAATCCATACGCTTTAGGCTGTGGACATCCTTTCTGCAAATCTTGTGCTTGCACTGCAGCTTCTGTGATGATTTTCCAAGGTATTAAAGCTGCAAGTGATGTGTCAAAATGTCCAGTTTGCAGAGAG GTTGGAACTTATGCTAATGCAGTGAATATGATGGAATTAGATTTGCTTCAGAAGAAGAG atttaagCAGTATTGGAAGGAAAGACATGCTTCTGAATGA
- the LOC107853739 gene encoding probable E3 ubiquitin-protein ligase BAH1-like isoform X3: protein MDNDTMIIKLLQHASLNLVNNFFSELKKEASDIACCFSSRVRRLLQLHSAPGIQRYLVTLCQCFKNDQLAMMQKCQILIEYAMMNVIAMQKILKKYDKVHCSVNGRNFKSKMRAEHLEILQSPWLIKLGALYLNFNESNGGTSTEIFSQFSCNLSDTGSIMTLIFPDSVKLEYDLTCPICLDTVFNPYALGCGHPFCKSCACTAASVMIFQGIKAASDVSKCPVCREVGTYANAVNMMELDLLQKKRFKQYWKERHASE, encoded by the exons ATGGACAACGACACGATGATCATCAAACTTCTCCAACATGCCAGCTTGAATCTTGTCAAT AACTTCTTCTCTGAATTGAAAAAGGAGGCTTCTGATATAGCTTGTTGCTTCAGTTCTAGAGTGAGAAGACTTCTCCAACTTCATTCTGCTCCAGGAATACAAAGATACCTGGTAACGTTGTGTCAATGCTTCAAGAATGATCAGCTGGCCATGATGCAGAAGTGCCAAATATTAATTGAATATGCCATGATGAATGTTATTGCTATGCAAAAGATTCTTAAGAAATATGATAAA GTTCATTGCTCTGTGAATGGAAGGAACTTTAAGTCAAAGATGCGTGCTGAGCACCTTGAAATTCTACAATCACCATGGTTGATAAAACTAGGGGCtttgtatttgaatttcaatGAATCGAATGGTGGGACGTCTACTGAGATTTTCAGCCAATTTTCTTGCAATCTCAGTGATACAGGGTCAATTATGACTTTGATATTTCCAGATTCTGTGAAATTAGAGTATGATCTGACTTGTCCAATCTGCTTG GATACGGTCTTCAATCCATACGCTTTAGGCTGTGGACATCCTTTCTGCAAATCTTGTGCTTGCACTGCAGCTTCTGTGATGATTTTCCAAGGTATTAAAGCTGCAAGTGATGTGTCAAAATGTCCAGTTTGCAGAGAG GTTGGAACTTATGCTAATGCAGTGAATATGATGGAATTAGATTTGCTTCAGAAGAAGAG atttaagCAGTATTGGAAGGAAAGACATGCTTCTGAATGA
- the LOC107853739 gene encoding probable E3 ubiquitin-protein ligase BAH1-like isoform X2, translating to MSWWIILGVRFNQLLFSKWTLKQLLFSKWTSKMLVRGIKESFWDKVTGRRRGNRCRMIANIYLMMTNGKPSSRVRRLLQLHSAPGIQRYLVTLCQCFKNDQLAMMQKCQILIEYAMMNVIAMQKILKKYDKVHCSVNGRNFKSKMRAEHLEILQSPWLIKLGALYLNFNESNGGTSTEIFSQFSCNLSDTGSIMTLIFPDSVKLEYDLTCPICLDTVFNPYALGCGHPFCKSCACTAASVMIFQGIKAASDVSKCPVCREVGTYANAVNMMELDLLQKKRFKQYWKERHASE from the exons ATGAGTTGGTGGATAATTTTAGGAGTAAGGTTTAATCAACTGTTATTTTCAAAATGGACTTTGAAACAACTGTTGTTTTCAAAATGGACTTCGAAAATGCTTGTGAGAGGAATTAAAGAAAGCTTTTGGGATAAGGTGACTGGTAGAAGAAGGGGTAATCGATGCAGAATGATTGCTAATATCTATCTCATGATGACTAATGGAAAGCCTAG TTCTAGAGTGAGAAGACTTCTCCAACTTCATTCTGCTCCAGGAATACAAAGATACCTGGTAACGTTGTGTCAATGCTTCAAGAATGATCAGCTGGCCATGATGCAGAAGTGCCAAATATTAATTGAATATGCCATGATGAATGTTATTGCTATGCAAAAGATTCTTAAGAAATATGATAAA GTTCATTGCTCTGTGAATGGAAGGAACTTTAAGTCAAAGATGCGTGCTGAGCACCTTGAAATTCTACAATCACCATGGTTGATAAAACTAGGGGCtttgtatttgaatttcaatGAATCGAATGGTGGGACGTCTACTGAGATTTTCAGCCAATTTTCTTGCAATCTCAGTGATACAGGGTCAATTATGACTTTGATATTTCCAGATTCTGTGAAATTAGAGTATGATCTGACTTGTCCAATCTGCTTG GATACGGTCTTCAATCCATACGCTTTAGGCTGTGGACATCCTTTCTGCAAATCTTGTGCTTGCACTGCAGCTTCTGTGATGATTTTCCAAGGTATTAAAGCTGCAAGTGATGTGTCAAAATGTCCAGTTTGCAGAGAG GTTGGAACTTATGCTAATGCAGTGAATATGATGGAATTAGATTTGCTTCAGAAGAAGAG atttaagCAGTATTGGAAGGAAAGACATGCTTCTGAATGA